The following are encoded together in the Humulus lupulus chromosome 5, drHumLupu1.1, whole genome shotgun sequence genome:
- the LOC133780062 gene encoding transcription factor MYB3R-1-like, with the protein MAEKEKAIVNEEEVENVMPRPGSRRTGSIRTSTWTAEEDSLLTKLVKQYCPGKKWKAIAAYFANRTNIQCLHRWHKVLNPVLIKGPWLKEEDEKLIGLVHKHGPKNWSAISKSMQIRTGKQCRERWYNHLTPSVNKDPWTKEEESTLVKYHQIYGNKWAEIAKFMPGRTDNSIKNYWHCKLKKKMPASGFHTNNNHRLEEDDDNLNGTSRREIIFDKRKPPLPPPPPHHYHPHSSSSPSSPAPLLCSSSVPDLNKLQSPPSDCSSTDAIKHSNSTSNLDHRLRLLATTFNNIPNIIRSRRTTTRANNTNGTNNSSSSNNVSCSTKNLSFANLEEDSSGDREE; encoded by the exons ATGGCGGAGAAGGAAAAAGCAATAGTGAATGAAGAAGAGGTTGAAAATGTAATGCCAAGGCCTGGTTCCAG AAGAACTGGTTCAATTAGAACCTCTACTTGGACAGCGGAAGAG gatTCTCTTTTGACTAAGCTAGTCAAGCAGTACTGCCCTGGCAAAAAGTGGAAGGCAATCG cTGCCTATTTTGCTAACAGAACCAATATCCAGTGCTTGCACCGCTGGCACAAGGTTCTAAATCCAGTACTAATTAAGGGACCATGGTTAAAAGAG gAGGATGAGAAACTAATTGGGCTAGTTCATAAGCATGGTCCCAAGAATTGGTCTGCTATTTCCAAAAGTATGCAAATTCGCACAGGGAAACAATGCAGGGAAag GTGGTATAATCATTTAACCCCATCTGTAAACAAAGATCCATGGACAAAAGAGGAAGAATCCACTCTTGTTAAATATCACCAAATCTATGGTAATAAATGGGCTGAAATAGCTAAGTTTATGCCTGGAAG GACTGACAATTCAATTAAGAATTACTGGCATTGCAAGTTGAAGAAGAAGATGCCAGCATCAGGTTTTCATACAAACAATAACCATAGattagaagaagatgatgataatTTGAATGGAACTAGCCGAAGAGAAATTATCTTTGATAAGCGCAagccaccactaccaccaccaccacctcatCATTATCATCCAcattcatcatcatcaccatcatcacCAGCTCCATTATTATGTTCCAGTAGTGTTCCAGATCTGAACAAATTACAATCACCACCATCAGATTGCTCATCTACTGATGCAATTAAACACAGTAACAGTACTAGTAATTTAGATCACAGATTGAGGTTGTTAGCAACAACTTTCAACAACATTCCTAATATAATAAGAAGCAGAAGAACTACTACAAGGGCTAATAACACTAATGGTACTAATAATAGTTCTTCTTCTAATAATGTCTCTTGCTCTACAAAAAATTTGTCTTTTGCGAACCTAGAAGAAGATTCATCCGGTGATCGAGAAGAATAA